GTGCACGTGCGCACCGGTTGCGGTGCGCTCGCGGTGGATCAGCGCGGCCAGCGCGCCGATCGCGGTGATCCGCGCCGCCACGTGGTCGGGGAACACGGTGGTGGCGTCGAAGAACTGCGAGGACTTCTCCTCCTGCCCACCCGCGGCGCGCCACAGTCGGGTCACCCCGGTGGTGGCACGCACCAGCGGGCCGTAACCCATCCGGGCGCTCCACGGACCGGTGGCCCCGAAGGCGCTGCTTTCGGCCAGGACCACGGTCGGGTTCAGCTTCTGCAGCACCTCATAGGAGAACCCCAGGGCGTCGAGCGTTCCCGGTTTGAAGTTGGCGAACACCGCGTCGGTCCGGCCGACCAGCGACTTGAAGATCTCCGCACCCTCGGGATTGCGCAGGTTCACACCGAAGCTGAGTTCGTTGCGGTGGGTGAGCGCCCAGGACGGGCTCATCGCCTGCCCGGGTGCGGTCTGTCGCAACCCGTCCGGGTAGGCCGCGCTCTCCACCTTGACCACCCGGGCACCCAGATCGGCGAACAGCCGGCCGAGTTCCCCGCCGGCGACGATCACGCCGAGGTCCAGGATCCGCAATCCCTCGAACGGCCGTTGCCCGCTCTTGCGGGGCCGACCCGGTGTGTTCCGCGCGGCCCGCCACTGCGGTTCGGCGTGCTCGTGCGCGGGCGTGGTCAGGCCGCGGTGGGTTCCGTCGACGACGAACGGGCCGACGGGCACGGTGACGGTGTCCCCGCCGGCGGTGGGCATCGGCGCGAGCGCGCCGACGGCACGGAAGTGGTCGGAGGCCAGCGCCTCGGCCGGGGTCTGCACGGCCGCGATCGGGACTCCGCGGGACTGGCCCTGCTCCACCAGATCCGCCATCGACTGGTCGGCGAACAGCTCCCCGATCGCCGCGTTGAGCTGCTTGGAGGCGGCGAATCGTGCGGCGATGGAGTCGAATTCGGGGCCGGCGAACTCCTGCGGTTCACCGAGCCAGGCCCGCATGCCGCGCCACTGGCGCGCCGACAGCAGGCAGATCCGCACGAAACCGTCGCGACAGCCGAAGGTCGGATAGATCTGCTGGTTGCGGGGACGCCCGCGCCAGCCGCCGGAGCGCTTGAGCCCGGACGCCGCCTGCCCCTGCGAACCGAAGGGCGGGTCGAGTGCCTGCACGACCGCCTCGAAGCGGGAGAAGTCGATGTAGTCACCGCCGCCGTGCCGGAGTTGGTGGTAGTAGGCGGCCAG
This region of Mycolicibacterium diernhoferi genomic DNA includes:
- a CDS encoding CaiB/BaiF CoA-transferase family protein translates to MTTPQPLLAGVRILDLTGEDAAGVTRLLADLGADVLKIQLPGEQADRGAAPLVGGTSVPFALNNANKRITTLDPAADADRRRFDELVTGADIVVDDGALTAAFGTSCAELADRHPELVAMSVTDFGTDGPYRSWQGTDAVFYAMSTALSRSGPATGTPVLPPTGIATATAAAQAAWAVLAAYYHQLRHGGGDYIDFSRFEAVVQALDPPFGSQGQAASGLKRSGGWRGRPRNQQIYPTFGCRDGFVRICLLSARQWRGMRAWLGEPQEFAGPEFDSIAARFAASKQLNAAIGELFADQSMADLVEQGQSRGVPIAAVQTPAEALASDHFRAVGALAPMPTAGGDTVTVPVGPFVVDGTHRGLTTPAHEHAEPQWRAARNTPGRPRKSGQRPFEGLRILDLGVIVAGGELGRLFADLGARVVKVESAAYPDGLRQTAPGQAMSPSWALTHRNELSFGVNLRNPEGAEIFKSLVGRTDAVFANFKPGTLDALGFSYEVLQKLNPTVVLAESSAFGATGPWSARMGYGPLVRATTGVTRLWRAAGGQEEKSSQFFDATTVFPDHVAARITAIGALAALIHRERTATGAHVHISQAEVAVNQLAVEYVAEAAAQSGLPITEDPAVHAVCPCAGDDEWCVISVRDQSDRDTLAALIGIDLPEGGAALTAILGAYTSGRDKFEITEQLQKAGIAAGPMNRPADVLDDVQLQFRSLYSGLEHPLFEEAMPSETGPARYRRIPRGDLRPAPTAGEHTRDIAHRALGLDQNEIDRLVADGVLFENSVLIGSTSDQRTAP